From one Streptomyces sp. ICC1 genomic stretch:
- a CDS encoding ABC transporter substrate-binding protein — MRRHHALPLLASLIPLSLVLTACGGSSAADTGAGSKDGAKSAAKITLNVGDQKGGSESLLRAAGELDELGYEIKWSTFTSGPPLLEAVNAKAVDIGSVGNTPPVFAAAAKSKITVVGATHGSSSGEAILVPKDSPLQTPAELRGKKVAVAQGSSAHFQLIASLQQAGLAPTDVQITLLQPADALAAFNSGKVDAWAVWDPYTSQVLRSGARVLTSGEGIVNGLGFQVAAPSALADEAKSKAIGDLLVRLQRAQEWVFKHPEEWAKVWSKETGLPYEVAFDAVKRSNGTRIPVAIDDAAVASEQKIADTFTELKLIPGKVAFKDFVDTRFNRDLPPSTTPARTYGKES, encoded by the coding sequence ATGAGACGTCACCACGCCCTGCCCCTGCTGGCCTCGCTGATTCCGCTGTCGCTGGTCCTGACCGCCTGCGGCGGCAGTTCTGCCGCCGACACCGGGGCCGGTTCCAAGGACGGCGCCAAGAGCGCCGCGAAGATCACACTCAACGTGGGTGACCAGAAGGGCGGTTCCGAATCGCTGCTGCGGGCCGCCGGCGAGCTGGACGAGCTCGGCTACGAGATCAAGTGGTCCACGTTCACGTCCGGACCGCCGCTGCTGGAGGCCGTCAACGCCAAGGCCGTCGACATCGGCAGCGTCGGCAACACCCCGCCCGTCTTCGCCGCCGCGGCCAAGTCGAAGATCACGGTGGTGGGTGCCACGCACGGTTCCTCCTCCGGCGAGGCGATCCTGGTGCCCAAGGACTCCCCCCTCCAGACCCCCGCCGAGCTGCGCGGCAAGAAGGTCGCGGTGGCGCAGGGCAGTTCGGCCCACTTCCAGCTGATCGCCAGCCTCCAGCAGGCCGGTCTGGCCCCGACCGACGTACAGATCACCCTGCTCCAGCCGGCCGACGCGCTGGCCGCCTTCAACAGCGGCAAGGTCGACGCCTGGGCCGTGTGGGACCCGTACACCTCGCAGGTGCTGCGTTCCGGCGCCCGCGTCCTGACCAGCGGCGAGGGGATCGTCAACGGGCTCGGCTTCCAGGTGGCGGCGCCCTCCGCGCTTGCGGACGAGGCGAAGTCCAAGGCCATCGGGGACCTCCTCGTGCGCCTCCAGCGCGCCCAGGAGTGGGTGTTCAAGCACCCGGAGGAGTGGGCCAAGGTCTGGTCGAAGGAGACCGGGCTGCCGTACGAGGTGGCTTTCGACGCGGTCAAGCGCAGCAACGGCACCCGGATCCCGGTCGCCATCGACGACGCGGCCGTCGCCTCGGAGCAGAAGATCGCCGACACCTTCACGGAGCTGAAGCTGATCCCGGGCAAGGTCGCCTTCAAGGACTTCGTCGACACCCGCTTCAACCGGGACCTGCCGCCCTCCACCACCCCCGCCCGCACGTACGGGAAGGAATCCTGA
- a CDS encoding LLM class flavin-dependent oxidoreductase, translating to MTVRLHWFLPTGGDGRTLVDRHAYAANHAASGVREPDIEYLAQIAKAAERLGFEAVLTPTGTWCEDAWLTTVALAQHTERLKFLVAFRPGVISPTLAAQMAATYQRITRGRLLLNVVTGGDSAEQRRFGDHLDHDRRYERTAEFLAVVRGVWGEQPFDFHGEHYRVDGGLTAVPPDPLPEIFFGGSSAAAGPVAAEHADVYLTWGERPQEVKDKVDWIRSLAEERGRTVTFGIRLHTISRDSAKEAWSAADRLLADLDDASIATAQSLLGASESVGQQRMLALHGGSRDKLEISPNLWAGVGLVRGGAGTALVGSHGDVADRIEEYHALGIEHFVLSGYPHLEEAYWFGEGVTPELAARGLLAP from the coding sequence ATGACGGTACGACTGCACTGGTTCCTGCCGACCGGCGGCGACGGCCGCACCCTGGTCGACCGGCACGCCTACGCCGCCAACCACGCGGCGTCCGGGGTGCGCGAGCCCGACATCGAGTACCTCGCGCAGATCGCGAAGGCCGCCGAGCGGCTCGGCTTCGAGGCGGTGCTGACCCCGACCGGGACCTGGTGCGAGGACGCCTGGCTGACGACGGTTGCGCTCGCCCAGCACACCGAGCGGCTCAAGTTCCTGGTGGCCTTCCGGCCCGGGGTCATCTCGCCGACGCTGGCCGCGCAGATGGCGGCGACGTACCAGCGGATCACGCGCGGCCGACTGCTGCTCAACGTGGTGACGGGAGGCGACTCGGCGGAGCAGCGCCGCTTCGGGGACCACCTCGACCACGACCGGCGCTACGAGCGCACCGCCGAGTTCCTCGCGGTCGTACGGGGCGTCTGGGGCGAGCAGCCCTTCGACTTCCACGGCGAGCACTACCGGGTCGACGGCGGGCTCACGGCGGTGCCGCCGGACCCGCTGCCGGAGATCTTCTTCGGCGGGTCCTCGGCCGCGGCGGGCCCCGTGGCCGCCGAGCACGCGGACGTGTACCTGACGTGGGGCGAGCGGCCGCAGGAGGTGAAGGATAAGGTCGACTGGATCCGCTCGCTGGCCGAGGAGCGGGGGCGGACGGTCACGTTCGGCATCCGCCTCCACACCATCTCGCGGGATTCGGCGAAGGAGGCCTGGAGCGCGGCGGACCGGCTCCTCGCGGACCTGGACGACGCGTCCATCGCCACGGCGCAGTCGCTGCTGGGGGCGAGCGAGTCGGTGGGCCAGCAGCGGATGCTCGCCCTGCACGGCGGCTCGCGCGACAAGCTGGAGATCTCCCCCAACCTGTGGGCGGGTGTCGGCTTGGTGCGCGGTGGCGCGGGTACGGCGCTGGTCGGCAGCCACGGGGACGTGGCGGACCGGATCGAGGAGTACCACGCGCTCGGGATCGAGCACTTCGTGCTGTCGGGCTATCCGCACCTGGAGGAGGCGTACTGGTTCGGCGAGGGGGTGACCCCGGAGCTCGCGGCGCGCGGCCTGCTCGCGCCCTGA
- a CDS encoding NAD(P)-binding domain-containing protein produces MGVDVDVVVVGAGQAGLSSAHHLARAGMGHVVLDHAPRPGGAWQFRWPSLTYGKVHGMHALPGMELTGADPLRPSSEVVSEYFAAYEDRFDLRVRRPVDVTAVREGAGGRLLVESRSETWSARALINATGTWDRPFWPRHPGQETFRGRQLHTANYPGPQEFAGARVVVVGGGTSAVQHLLEIAEVAAETTWVTRRPPVFRDGDFGEAEGRAAVALVEDRVRRGLPPQSVVSVTGLPLNEAVRGGLASGVLERRPAFDHLTATGVAWADGSRVEADVIVWATGFRPAIDHLAPLRLREPGGGIRLDGTRAVRDERVHLVGYGPSASTIGANRAGGAAVREIHRLLTRTPAAVRKT; encoded by the coding sequence ATGGGCGTGGACGTGGACGTGGTGGTCGTGGGCGCGGGTCAGGCGGGCCTCTCCAGCGCCCACCACCTGGCGCGGGCGGGCATGGGCCACGTGGTCTTGGACCACGCGCCGCGCCCCGGCGGCGCCTGGCAGTTCCGCTGGCCCTCGCTCACCTACGGCAAGGTCCACGGCATGCACGCGCTGCCCGGGATGGAGCTGACCGGAGCCGATCCGCTGCGGCCGTCCTCCGAGGTGGTCTCCGAGTACTTCGCCGCCTACGAGGACCGCTTCGACCTGCGCGTACGCCGCCCCGTGGACGTCACGGCCGTACGCGAGGGGGCGGGCGGCCGGCTGCTGGTGGAGTCACGGTCCGAGACCTGGTCGGCGCGGGCGCTGATCAACGCCACCGGAACCTGGGACCGGCCGTTCTGGCCGCGCCACCCGGGCCAGGAGACCTTCCGCGGCCGCCAGCTGCACACGGCGAACTACCCCGGGCCGCAGGAGTTCGCCGGAGCCCGGGTCGTGGTGGTGGGCGGCGGCACCTCGGCGGTGCAGCACCTGCTGGAGATCGCCGAGGTGGCGGCGGAGACCACCTGGGTCACCCGCCGGCCCCCGGTGTTCCGCGACGGGGACTTCGGCGAGGCCGAGGGCCGCGCGGCAGTGGCCCTGGTGGAGGACCGCGTCCGACGGGGACTGCCTCCGCAGAGCGTGGTCAGCGTCACCGGACTGCCCCTGAACGAGGCGGTCCGGGGCGGACTGGCATCGGGGGTCCTGGAGCGCCGTCCCGCTTTCGACCACCTCACGGCCACCGGGGTCGCCTGGGCGGACGGGAGCCGGGTGGAGGCGGACGTGATCGTCTGGGCCACCGGCTTCCGCCCGGCCATCGACCACCTGGCCCCGCTGCGCCTGCGCGAGCCCGGCGGCGGCATCCGGCTCGACGGCACCCGCGCGGTCCGCGACGAGCGGGTCCACCTGGTCGGCTACGGCCCTTCGGCGTCGACCATCGGCGCCAACCGCGCGGGCGGCGCCGCGGTCCGCGAGATCCACCGCCTCCTCACCCGCACCCCGGCGGCCGTCCGCAAGACTTAG
- the mltG gene encoding endolytic transglycosylase MltG translates to MRHENRPPSPRRSRLTRRGRLALFLGMLLGLGAAVLIPLLPRAEAPEKPRQLLIPEGWRAPQVYAAIDRELKLPAGSAKAAATTAALPLPAEAKGNPEGYLFPATYPVTSKTTPAALLAYMVETANEKLATKAVADGAGAHGMTPYQTATLASIIEAEADTRADMGKVARVVHNRLAKSMPLQMDSTINYALNRATVDTKLSETKIDSPFNTYERQGLPPTPIDSPGLEAMAAAVAPTPGDWLFFVTVKQGDTRFSATYEEHKRHVAEFNRLRSASRKT, encoded by the coding sequence ATGCGTCATGAGAACCGGCCGCCGTCACCGCGCCGTTCCCGGCTCACCCGCCGGGGTCGGCTGGCGCTCTTCCTCGGCATGCTCCTGGGCCTCGGGGCAGCCGTCCTGATTCCCCTGCTGCCCCGCGCGGAAGCGCCCGAGAAACCGCGCCAGCTGCTGATCCCCGAGGGCTGGCGGGCCCCCCAGGTCTACGCCGCGATCGACCGCGAGCTGAAGCTCCCGGCCGGCTCCGCCAAGGCGGCCGCAACGACGGCCGCACTGCCCCTGCCGGCCGAGGCGAAGGGCAATCCGGAGGGGTACCTCTTCCCGGCCACGTATCCGGTGACCTCCAAAACCACGCCGGCCGCGCTGCTGGCCTACATGGTCGAGACGGCCAACGAGAAGCTCGCCACCAAGGCCGTCGCGGACGGCGCCGGAGCCCACGGGATGACCCCCTACCAGACGGCCACCCTCGCCAGCATCATCGAGGCGGAGGCCGACACCCGCGCCGACATGGGCAAGGTCGCCCGGGTGGTGCACAACCGGCTGGCGAAGTCGATGCCGCTGCAGATGGACTCCACCATCAACTACGCGCTGAACCGCGCCACGGTGGACACCAAGCTGAGCGAGACGAAGATCGACAGCCCCTTCAACACGTACGAGCGCCAGGGCCTGCCCCCGACGCCGATCGACAGCCCCGGCCTGGAGGCCATGGCGGCGGCGGTCGCGCCGACACCCGGGGACTGGCTCTTCTTCGTCACCGTGAAGCAGGGGGACACCCGCTTCTCGGCGACCTACGAGGAACACAAGCGCCACGTGGCCGAGTTCAACCGCCTCCGGTCCGCCTCCCGCAAGACTTAG